A genomic stretch from Papio anubis isolate 15944 chromosome 18, Panubis1.0, whole genome shotgun sequence includes:
- the IRF8 gene encoding interferon regulatory factor 8 isoform X1 → MCDRNGGRRLRQWLIEQIDSSMYPGLIWENDEKSMFRIPWKHAGKQDYNQEVDASIFKAWAVFKGKFKEGDKAEPATWKTRLRCALNKSPDFEEVTDRSQLDISEPYKVYRIVPEEEQKCKLGVATAGCVNEVTEMECARSEIDELIKEPSVDDYMGMIKRSPSPPEACRSQLLPDWWAQQPSTGVSLVTGYTAYDAHHSAFSQMVISFYYGGKLVGQATTTCPEGCRLSLSQPGLPGTKLYGPEGLELVRFPPADAIPSERQRQVTRKLFGHLERGVLLHSSRQGVFVKRLCQGRVFCSGNAVVCKGRPNKLERDEVVQVFDTSQFFRELQQFYNSQGRLPDGRVVLCFGEEFPDMAPLRSKLILVQIEQLYVRQLAEEAGKSCGAGSVMQAPEEPPPDQVFRMFPDICASHQRPFFRENQQITV, encoded by the exons ATGTGTGACCGAAATGGTGGTCGGCGGCTTCGACAGTGGCTGATCGAGCAGATTGACAGTAGCATGTATCCAGGACTGATTTGGGAGAATGACGAGAAGAGCATGTTCCGGATCCCTTGGAAACACGCTGGCAAGCAAGATTATAATCAGGAAGTGGATGCCTCCATTTTCAAG gCCTGGGcagtttttaaagggaagttTAAAGAAGGGGACAAAGCTGAACCAGCCACTTGGAAGACGAGGTTACGCTGTGCTTTGAATAAGAGCCCAGATTTTGAGGAAGTGACGGACCGGTCCCAGCTGGACATTTCTGAGCCATACAAAGTTTACCGAATTGTTCCTGAGGAAGAGCAAAAAT GCAAACTAGGCGTGGCAACTGCTGGCTGCGTGAATGAAGTCACAGAGATGGAGTGCGCTCGCTCTGAAATCGACGAGCTGATCAAGGAG CCTTCTGTGGACGATTACATGGGGATGATCAAAAGGAGCCCTTCCCCGCCGGAGGCCTGTCGGAGTCAGCTCCTTCCAGACTGGTGGGCGCAGCAGCCCAGCACAG GCGTGTCGCTGGTGACGGGGTACACCGCCTACGACGCGCACCATTCAG CGTTCTCCCAGATGGTGATCAGCTTCTACTATGGGGGCAAGCTGGTGGGCCAGGCCACCACCACCTGCCCCGAGGGCTGCCGCCTGTCCCTGAGCCAGCCTGGGCTACCTGGCACCAAGCTGTATGGGCCCGAGGGCCTGGAGCTGGTGCGCTTCCCACCGGCCGACGCCATCCCCAGCGAGCGACAGAGGCAGGTGACGCGGAAGCTGTTCGGGCACCTGGAGCGCGGGGTGCTGCTGCACAGCAGCCGGCAGGGCGTGTTCGTCAAGCGGCTGTGCCAGGGCCGCGTGTTCTGCAGCGGCAACGCCGTGGTGTGCAAGGGCAGGCCCAACAAGCTAGAGCGCGATGAGGTGGTCCAGGTCTTCGACACCAGCCAGTTCTTCCGAG AGCTGCAGCAGTTTTATAACAGCCAGGGCCGGCTTCCTGACGGCAGGGTGGTGCTGTGCTTTGGGGAAGAGTTTCCGGATATGGCCCCCTTGCGCTCCAAACTCATTCTCGTGCAG ATTGAGCAGCTCTATGTCCGGCAGCTGGCAGAAGAGGCTGGGAAGAGCTGTGGAGCCGGCTCCGTGATGCAGGCCCCCGAGGAGCCGCCGCCAGACCAGGTCTTCCGGATGTTTCCAGATATTTGTGCCTCACACCAGAGACCGTTTTTCAGAGAAAACCAACAGATCACCGTCTAA
- the IRF8 gene encoding interferon regulatory factor 8 isoform X2 has translation MCDRNGGRRLRQWLIEQIDSSMYPGLIWENDEKSMFRIPWKHAGKQDYNQEVDASIFKAWAVFKGKFKEGDKAEPATWKTRLRCALNKSPDFEEVTDRSQLDISEPYKVYRIVPEEEQKSFSQMVISFYYGGKLVGQATTTCPEGCRLSLSQPGLPGTKLYGPEGLELVRFPPADAIPSERQRQVTRKLFGHLERGVLLHSSRQGVFVKRLCQGRVFCSGNAVVCKGRPNKLERDEVVQVFDTSQFFRELQQFYNSQGRLPDGRVVLCFGEEFPDMAPLRSKLILVQIEQLYVRQLAEEAGKSCGAGSVMQAPEEPPPDQVFRMFPDICASHQRPFFRENQQITV, from the exons ATGTGTGACCGAAATGGTGGTCGGCGGCTTCGACAGTGGCTGATCGAGCAGATTGACAGTAGCATGTATCCAGGACTGATTTGGGAGAATGACGAGAAGAGCATGTTCCGGATCCCTTGGAAACACGCTGGCAAGCAAGATTATAATCAGGAAGTGGATGCCTCCATTTTCAAG gCCTGGGcagtttttaaagggaagttTAAAGAAGGGGACAAAGCTGAACCAGCCACTTGGAAGACGAGGTTACGCTGTGCTTTGAATAAGAGCCCAGATTTTGAGGAAGTGACGGACCGGTCCCAGCTGGACATTTCTGAGCCATACAAAGTTTACCGAATTGTTCCTGAGGAAGAGCAAAAAT CGTTCTCCCAGATGGTGATCAGCTTCTACTATGGGGGCAAGCTGGTGGGCCAGGCCACCACCACCTGCCCCGAGGGCTGCCGCCTGTCCCTGAGCCAGCCTGGGCTACCTGGCACCAAGCTGTATGGGCCCGAGGGCCTGGAGCTGGTGCGCTTCCCACCGGCCGACGCCATCCCCAGCGAGCGACAGAGGCAGGTGACGCGGAAGCTGTTCGGGCACCTGGAGCGCGGGGTGCTGCTGCACAGCAGCCGGCAGGGCGTGTTCGTCAAGCGGCTGTGCCAGGGCCGCGTGTTCTGCAGCGGCAACGCCGTGGTGTGCAAGGGCAGGCCCAACAAGCTAGAGCGCGATGAGGTGGTCCAGGTCTTCGACACCAGCCAGTTCTTCCGAG AGCTGCAGCAGTTTTATAACAGCCAGGGCCGGCTTCCTGACGGCAGGGTGGTGCTGTGCTTTGGGGAAGAGTTTCCGGATATGGCCCCCTTGCGCTCCAAACTCATTCTCGTGCAG ATTGAGCAGCTCTATGTCCGGCAGCTGGCAGAAGAGGCTGGGAAGAGCTGTGGAGCCGGCTCCGTGATGCAGGCCCCCGAGGAGCCGCCGCCAGACCAGGTCTTCCGGATGTTTCCAGATATTTGTGCCTCACACCAGAGACCGTTTTTCAGAGAAAACCAACAGATCACCGTCTAA